The nucleotide window CTCAAGCCTCAAGATTAAAAACAGCCCGTGTCTAATACATGCATGTACTCCATCTAATTTGTCTTGCATACATGATTTCAACGACAATTATTTTGTGTTTAGTAGTACATGACTAAGCACAATCTGGCACAAAAACGTGTAGCAAATTTACCAGCCTACATGACTTCATCACCAATAGATCATGAACATACAGGATTCGAACGACAGACTAAGCCAGTTGTGAAACTTATTTTTGTATTTTGTACCAAGAGATAATCTTACCACACTGGAATTAGCTACTGTACAGATGAACATCCAGGTTTAAATAAAGATACAAGGTTATAATACAGGCAAAGTTATTGTATGGGTGAAACAGAAACACGAAGGAAGGGCTTGTATAAACAGAATTCGATCTGGAAAAAGTGAAACATCTAGAAATGAAGCTGCTTGCACTGCGAAGCTACCGCCTCCGAGGGGCAGTAAGGGCACTTGAAAGGTCTGGAGCTGCTCTTTGACAGCTTCATGATCGACTGCTTTGATACGGCGTGTCCACAGGGCATCAGCATCGGAGGGTTCTCGTCGCTCGACTGCTCCCTGAGCACCGGGCATACGAAGACTGAGTGGTACTGGAACTCTGGTCCGATGTCTATGGGGACTGGAAGCTGTTTCATGGTCTGCCACTCctgcttcttggcagccattACCGTGGTTAGCTTCAACAAGGTTGGCAGCCCTTGAAAACCAGCTGATATAGCTACGCTCAGTGGGCTATTGCTAGACTGACCTAAGAGGCTGCAGAACTGATGGATTAGCTCCTCGGCTAGCTTCTCCCAATGCGTCGATGAGACAAACTCGGCATATGGGGACTGTTCAAGCCGGTCAGCCCAGATCAGGCAAGCCATTAGCTTCTGGATCTCTGCCTTGTGCAAGGAGGCAAAGGGCACCAAGTGAGTCCTCGCATATTGTAAAGCAACATCTCTGCTTCCTTTGGTGAGTATCTCAACAAACTGAAGAGAATGCAGCTTCAACTCGAGCATTGAGCTATTCTGCAACAGCTGGTCATGGTTCTTGGCAGCCCAAGTGAGCGCAGGCTCAAGGTTTCTTACTTTCATCGCTTCAAGTATTCCATACATCTCCTGAAATGGCAATTTCAGGTAAGTCTCATCTGATTCACCGCACTCATGGACAAAGGAGTCTCCAAGATCAAAGAGGCCCTGGCGATAGAAATGATTCGCTATTATGTTGTTTACTGTGCTGGCCTCAAAATCCACATTTCTATATGCCTTTGATATATCTGTAGTAAAAGACTTCTCGAGAACCTTGAGATATTTGCTCAGTGCAACATTCAATTCCTTTTGACAGCCTTCGAGTTGGTTCAATGGCACCATTTCGTTCAGCTTGGCCTTCAATTCTGCAAGCATGGATGAATGGTCAC belongs to Triticum urartu cultivar G1812 chromosome 7, Tu2.1, whole genome shotgun sequence and includes:
- the LOC125520601 gene encoding protein RMD5 homolog isoform X2; translated protein: MVPLNQLEGCQKELNVALSKYLKVLEKSFTTDISKAYRNVDFEASTVNNIIANHFYRQGLFDLGDSFVHECGESDETYLKLPFQEMYGILEAMKVRNLEPALTWAAKNHDQLLQNSSMLELKLHSLQFVEILTKGSRDVALQYARTHLVPFASLHKAEIQKLMACLIWADRLEQSPYAEFVSSTHWEKLAEELIHQFCSLLGQSSNSPLSVAISAGFQGLPTLLKLTTVMAAKKQEWQTMKQLPVPIDIGPEFQYHSVFVCPVLREQSSDENPPMLMPCGHAVSKQSIMKLSKSSSRPFKCPYCPSEAVASQCKQLHF
- the LOC125520601 gene encoding protein RMD5 homolog isoform X1, translated to MEFDSLREAFDRVVEKRVLSSTKVQEVIDQIVDEVKQVISKMQMMDTDSMDSCDHSSMLAELKAKLNEMVPLNQLEGCQKELNVALSKYLKVLEKSFTTDISKAYRNVDFEASTVNNIIANHFYRQGLFDLGDSFVHECGESDETYLKLPFQEMYGILEAMKVRNLEPALTWAAKNHDQLLQNSSMLELKLHSLQFVEILTKGSRDVALQYARTHLVPFASLHKAEIQKLMACLIWADRLEQSPYAEFVSSTHWEKLAEELIHQFCSLLGQSSNSPLSVAISAGFQGLPTLLKLTTVMAAKKQEWQTMKQLPVPIDIGPEFQYHSVFVCPVLREQSSDENPPMLMPCGHAVSKQSIMKLSKSSSRPFKCPYCPSEAVASQCKQLHF